The Alosa sapidissima isolate fAloSap1 chromosome 12, fAloSap1.pri, whole genome shotgun sequence nucleotide sequence GCTTTCGAATAATAAACTTTGAAGCTCCTAACTTAGAAATGATACAATTATTCAACATGGTCTGTAGTCAAGAATCATGGGACATCAAATTACAAAATGGTGTATTTGTTTTTTCAAAGAAGTTTTCTGAAAAATGATGATAAAAAAGGGTCTTTGTGTCTGTCATTTAAATGATCCACAGGTGAAGCATATTCCGGGAGAGCTCCCTTTCCCTGACAATGCAAGTAAAGACACTCTCTTTGTCAAGCTGTCTTGGGACACCAAGGCCTTCAAATCGTTCGACCCAGATCTCATGAATCCATTCCAGATTGCCATGACTCCTCCACCAAAGCAGATGCTCCAGTCACCCATGCAGAAGAGTCCCACGTTAACTCCACCCATCACCCCCAAAGCTCGGAGCACCACTCCACGCATGCTGCCCACACCAGACCCCATGGTGATGAAGTGGGCCAGCTCCGCCGCGAGCCAAACTCCCTACAACCGCGGCTGCATGAGCACGGGACGGAGGAGCAGCCGCGAGGCCGAGTCCATTCATTCGGCCTCCAAATTGTCGGCCTCCAAGCTGCTGAGCGGGAAGAGGCGCGGGCGGATCGCCTTCGAGCCAGCAATCCGCAAGAAGCTGGAGCTCAGCAGTGAGTCGCAGCTCCCCTCCTCCAGctcccctcctccaccaccatcaccagtaCTGCAGTGTAATCACACAGTGAGGCGTAGATCACACAGGAAATGAAGCACAATTCAGGCCACAATAATTCTATATGTTAATGAAAAGTTCTATGACCTAGCTAGTGAAACAGTAATTTCTGTGCAGCGGAAATGAAACATCCTGAATGTGTAGGAAATCTTAAATCTTTTGATTAGTCAGAAGGCCTGAGATGTTCGGACCAATACATGTCCTTGCATGTAAGCTCTGTATTGACTGGTGTTTGTGCGTACAGGTCCAGGTAAGAAGATGACCAGGGAAGACGTGCTGGGAGAGCTCCTTGATGATGATCTGGCCCAGAAGCTCACCACCTCTCCTCCACGTTCTTTGAAGCTCACCATACGCCTGACTCCCCTCAGTGTCAAACAGCCGTCCTCcaaagacgaggaggaggaggatgacgaCATCTCCCTTCAGCCTCTTAGCCAGAGTCCAGATAAGCCCACACCTACTGCTGTGGACGAGCAGGATTCAACAAGGTGGGTGGTTATGGACACACAGGGATTTGGCATAAAGACTGAAAGGCCTAAGGACAATAATGAAAATCACATTAAAATTGGGCTTTTTTGTATCATTAGTGCTTTTAATGATATTCAATGTAGTGGATCGAGTTTGCAGTAGGTTTGAGCTGCATTTGCCCTATTTTCCTAGCAAAATGGAGGCATCATGCACTGTCAGCTCTAACACATTCCCAtcgcagaggagaggaaagacacAATTGTCCAAACACCCCTTACAGAAATTTCAGGTTTCTGGCGAAGTTGCCGCAAATTTGTggcaaggtcatattttcacatgcaaattagaTTTCTGGCAAACCGTTGCAGTTAACTTTTGGTaatgttgcagcaaatttgcagcaatgtcattatgcaaattaggtttgtcaccagaaattcacgtgtgatggcaaatcactggcgaacacatttgtcactagtggcaaacttctcattgttgccagaagTTTGCCTCTAGCGGCCAACACTGGCAAACATTCTGGCGATATTTTCTAGcgaactcatttgtttcccacaaatcacccacaagtttgctgcaaatctgccacaaatatttcatttttgtaaggGACATTGTCTAAATATTCAGTCTAGGGGTATGTCCCCTGGAGGATTCTGCTGATGAGGGAGTGACCGTGCTTCCAACCCCCCTACAGAGAAGGGCTACTCCCAGGAGAGGCAGTCTGAGGAGGCAGTGAGTGGGACTCCTCTCTGGGTGTCTGCAGTGGGGCAGGTCACACTGGTGTTATGGGTTTAAGAGTGTTGTTTCCCAGGCATTCACCCTCTGAAAGATGCTCTTGAGGCATCCCACCATTCCATTCTTCTAAGGCACCAGGTGCAGGTTCTACATGTCCATATGAGTTGTTCTCCCAGTCACGCACTTGCCTCCTAAAAGATGAGGTCCCTCTGGGTATCCCACCAGTCCACTCTACTACGACACCAGGTTCTTGAAGAAGAATTTAATTCTGGCATTTTTCAACCAGAGCTCTTTTGTTCAATGTCTGTAGGTGATTTCATTATggacaaaaatgacaaaaatctGTTCAGTATTGAGCTAGCTAAAGAAGCGTCAACTTAATGAGGGCATTGGGCTAACGTCAAACACATACCGTTTCTTTGCCTTTTCTGATGTAAACAGGCACACTTGTATCTCCATGGGGATCCTGTCCATGTTGGCTGACACTTGTAATGACATGTTGAGCCTTGGTAATGGTGAAAAAAAGCAGTTTACTTTGATAGCCAGCTGCTCCCATGAATGCATTGCTGGTAGCAGCAGGCCAGCTAGTTTAATACTGAATATATCTTCATTGTTTTTGTCTCTAATGAAAGTACTTAGACGCCATAAAAATGGGGACCCAGGTTATCACAAATGCCttgtagaggaagaggagaattattttgttttcttacgccttcctctctctcaggtcAAGGACCCCCTCGCAGAGGAAGAGTTCCTCTGATCTCCTGCGGGAGCCGTCACTGTCCGTGCTGTGAGTGCTTTTCAGTTGTCTGATGCCCCTAGTGGCTCTCCCTTCTGTGTGATGGCTGCTTTActgacctctctctcccccctcttttcTTATCCTGTCAGGGCGGAGGAGGAACATGAGGACTCTCCTTTCCAGACTGCAGTCACCCCACGCTCCAGGAGGAAGTGTGCCCAGCTGGTGTCCTCGCGAATCAGGAAACAACTGTAAGTAGCTAGATCCATCACCTTCATATTAATTTAATGTGAAgtcttgttttgtttgaacaatTTTAAATACCTGCTCGCATACACAGTATATagtgtggtgatggtgatggtaaaGGTAAAAATGTAGACCTTTGCATAAATGTTAGGAATGGAAGCATAGTTTTATGTCCATAGAGATGACAGAATTTTCACTCTTCCCTAATGTAATATGTGCAACGCAATGTAACACTCACTCTTATGTTAATAGTTGTCATCCTAAACAATGACTGTTACTTCTAAGATAGATGCAGATATCCATGCTCCTTATATCATTGGAGCTGTTTGCAGTGGTTCATTAGGAAGGTTCAGTACTTTTGTCAGTCATTGGTGAATGCTGATTTGATTTCAATGTTTCTTCAGTGGTGTTGGTGATTGTGATGCCATGAGCTTAGACGATGAGGATGGCGATGACGATGCCTTCGTTCCATCTAAAATCGACCTTCATAGCAGCAGCGATGAGGACGTGGACGCAAAAGTGGAGAGTGACGATGAGCTTGTGATTATAACTCGCAAGAGCCGAAAAATGACTGGGTCTCACACCCCGCAGGCCACAGAAAAAACGCGTCCCTCTACCAGGACCCCACGCAAGACTCCCAGCAAAAAGGTGGGTCATAAACAGCTGTGGCTGATCACCATGTCCACATTAATGTCCAAGATGTGAATGATGGCCCTTTTTCTTACTGCACATTTCTTTTGTCAGACTGCTCCCACTACCCCTCGGACACCGAAAACACCTCGTCATGCAACGCCCGTCATCCCCAGCCGGAATCAGCCTGCCAGAACTCCAGGGAATGTCTTGGAAGTAGCACGCGCAAGGTGAGgaatggatatatagatagatagatagatagatagatagatactttattgatccccaaggggaaattcaagaatgtttTCTCTATGAATGTTCCCAAtgtaatgcaaatatatttttatttatatatatatagccacttgtaatgtaatttgtaatgtaatTTGAGATGTATCGTAACACCTCCATTTATCACCCATTTCGTCCTAAAATTCtgaaacaacaatgtttttttaatacttcaaaataacatttgataaatgaaccttacatttttcagtagccatagatgTGTAATTTGAataaaatctggtttggttcttaccggggcttttactgcctgaaatatctgattttgtttaccgcgctcggaggttagtgctggcctggtgggtcgTCTACTTCCACCCTTTCAagggcacatgaacggttagactaAGAATTGTTGTCGCTacctcaaaattccactggagctccaaatggatttgtacacgcagccttacaagactgtttatagctcttcgagtcacggtaaaatgtaatttgtggtacatagctaatttagatacacttgggtgtgggtgcttgtgtttctttaggaatccgccgtcttggtttgtatagaaatgaatagtaaGTGACCCATACACGTAAGAGGACGGAAACACGGGGCTGGTGTTAATAGGGGGCGATCCGATAGTTCCGTAATAATACAACTAATACTGTAATTCAGTTGTAATGCCATCTAAGTTGTATACCCTTAATAAGGCTGGCTGTTAAATAGCCATAACTCGTACACTCAGATGTGTGACTGTAGCAAATAATCACTTGTTTTTAACAGTTTGGCAATTAAATGCCTTATTTTGATCGCCGCACAGcaattcccaggacactgaaaggccGAGGTTGCCGAAACTTGGTGGCcatgtttttcgttttgatccgtcGCCCACCCGCCGCAAGGAGGGTAGGCCGGAcaaagttttctgtgaatatctcgagaaccgcagggcctaggatgaccaactttttttcgtatgttggtgccaagtttcatagaaattccgttcatgggggtcCATACAATAAATGTATaggtgtacatttagtgactgtacagtACACCAATCGGCCTGTAGATtgccagacacagttttctgtgaataggATGACCTaattatttttgtatgtttgtctcCAGGCCAGGGCCcatgtcttgaatttcccctggggatcaataaagtatctatctatctaacacatCCCATATTCACTCATTTGaggtatagcaccacctagttaaaaatgaaaaggcaaaaaCGATGGCGTCATTTAGCTGACTTAAATATGCGAGCGCATAAAGAATGAAAACGAACGTAGATCTAGAAATCTAGACCGTAAATACAGAAACTGAGGGTTAATCTTGTGAATaatcaattaattaataaaaattaatcaattagttaataaaaaataatcttgtGGTGAATAAAACCTCCGATGCTCTgggactgggaaatgtttaagcaggcagccacttacaacaaccagacagacattgaggagtatacagacactgtaacctcttacatcaccaagtgcatcgatgatgtgacccacacaaaagacatcatcactcgggctaactggaagccatggctgacaggggatgtcctcaggctgctgagggccagagacaaagcctacagagctgcagatgaagctggcatgagaacagcgagagccaacctgtcccgtggcatcaaggaagcaaaaaaggaatacacttacaagataaccacccacttcaaagacagcaggaacgcacaaagcctatggcagggcattcaggccctcacggactacaagcccgcgccacagagctgcgAGAGCAACAtcctctgctcaacaatctgaaccgcttctttgcttgctttgaagcacaaaacagcacttgcccacagaagacccctcccccctccacacgagcaccccctgtgcctctctgccgacagtgtgaagaggacacttgctgctatcaacacccgtaaggcaacaggcccagacaacatcccaggtcgtgtgctgaaggactgcgctgaggagcttaaggatgtcctcacagacatctttaacacttccctgaagcaagccatcgtcccatcatgtttcaaagctgccaccatcatacctgtgccgaaaaaaactgctccatcctgcttcaatgactaccgccccgtggcactgacacccatcatcatgaagtgctttgagcggcttgtcatgtcacacatcaaatccattccccccaccctggaccccttccagtttgcataccgagcaaAACGGTCCagagaggatgcaatctgctctgccccccacccagccctcacccacctggaaaaaagagactcatatgtgagattgctgtttatagacttcagttctgcattcaacactataataccacaacaactcatctgcaaacttgacaaactgggactcagtacctacctctgcaactggctactggacttcctctgtcagaggcctcaagtagtacgtgttggcaacaatatctcaagcagcatcacactgagcacgggggccttACGCTGTGTGGGGCGTAAGCTGCACTGaaaacaacaggaaagccctgcagcgcatagtgaacacagctggaaggattattggtgcttcactcacctccctgaaagacatttacaccacccacctcacccgcaaggcgaccacaattgtgagtaatgcaagtcaccccgctcacaatttgtttgatctactgccctctgggaagaggtacagattgcctgcgctcccgcaccaccagactcaccaacagcttcatacaccaggctgttaggatgctgaactctctcccccgccaccctcagctacataacatcctggactttagacccacaatggctgccttgcactactccacttgtacacttgcacactttgcaacttgttgttgttgtcctgaaaacacaacacacttctgctcttacataacttgcaccactatgccacttgcatacttaggtcaaacagaactacctcagccatttattggcctgactttgcactattatattgacactctgtgcacaattgcacaatttcaacccaattttgctgctcttatttcttcattgtatgtgccttcttatttactttttattgtttacttgaatgttatgtttgtctgtggacttaaattggtacaaTACGTCTTGTCTCCACTGTGGGATAGTGATGTTTGCATCGGACAGCTCATCGGCTCTGTCTTCTGCTTGCTCTCGCTTTGAAACTTTCTACGCTCCACGAGTATTTTTTCCAACCGgaaacacgacacacacacacagtagcatcGGGAGGGGTTTTCTGATTTTTGAGGCAGTGAGGCCAATATTAGCACAAGCGCAAACTGTGATTGACAGGAAAGTGGAGCTTTTATTTTCTACAATTCACTGTTTAGAGTAACTCAAAAAGGGTCAGAAAAATACTCAACCAAACTTTAACAGCTCCGTTTCAGCAAGGTTTGTTATTCATTAAAGTCCCCCAGATAAATTCACAAActtaactttcacacacacaacccattaacccccccctccccccacacacacacacacacacacacacacacacacacacacacacacacacaaacacagacaatttacatacacaaaagtaggagatggagacaaattgacaagcgtgaatTATTTTTgctgagagaatgtgcaggactgggcggcggtcatattttgtaccgttttgtggtacatctagtattTATTTTGACAGTGCTGTCTGTTGCTCCTAGGCTGCACGTGTCTTCAGTCCCTGAATCTCTGCCTTGTCGGGAGCAAGAGTTCCAGGACATCTATAACTTTGTGGAGAGCAAGGTCATCGATGGCACTGGAGGGTAAGACTGCTTTAGGTGTAGTTGGGATGTTTGTATTGATGATGTGTGGCTCTGTGTTACTCCTCACAATCATTTCTTTGATCATTCCAAAGCTGTTTGGTGACCAtgccgtgtgcgtgtgtgtgtgcttgcgacTGACAGGTGCATGTACATTTCTGGAGTGCCAGGCACCGGGAAGACGGCCACTGTACATGAGGTGATCCGCTCGCTGCAGCAGGCAGCGGATCTGGACGAGATCCCACAGTTCCGTTTCATTGAGATCAATGGCATGAAGATGACTGACCCGCACCAAGCCTATGTCCAGATTCTACAGGTACTGGTCAAAAAGGCAGAACAATTTTGATCTGGTCTGACTCCACTACCATTGCTTTGACATTTGCAGGTCAACAATATAAGATGACATATATAGGAATGTGTATAATACTACATACTATAATGttaatcttaaaaaaaaaaacattcttgtTATAAATCTGATCATGAGAATAATAACAAGACTGTAGCATTTACATGGTTGGTTAATGACCTTCATgtgaatgcacacaaacaatgcTGAAAAGCCAACACATTTTTATCACCAAACAGAAACTCACCAATCAGAAGGTCACCCCAGACCATGCAGCCAGTCTTTTAGAGAAACGCTTCAGTAATCCTGCTCCCAAGAAAGAGACTACTGTCCTACTGGTTGATGAGGTGAGTTGTGTAGGAACAATTCTAATATGACTATGCCTGAGAAGGCACAGTTGCCAGTGTTGAAGAAAAATCTAGCTTGAAATATGTACAAGATTACTAAAGATAATTGTCCTTTACCGTAGGATGTTTTCAGCAGaatgtttttgttgtatttAATTGATGTCTGATGATATAATTGATGTCATAAATACATACTTAACTATTATGGTTGTACTGGGTATGTATTAAgaactgacacacaaacacttttttattgttttgtctttttttagcTGGACTTGTTGTGGACCAGGAAGCAGAATGTGATGTACAACCTGTTTGATTGGCCGACACGTCGCCATGCCCGTTTGGTAGTCCTGACCATTGCCAACACCATGGATCTTCCAGAAAGAATCATGATCAACCGTGTGGCCAGTCGCCTGGTAGGGCATCTCTAAACTGCTGTACTCAGGGCAGCTGACCCAAAGCCATCATGGCTTTTAATGTAGTGTTTGTTAGTGTAACTGGTTGACTAAACTGTAACATCAGAAGGGAATTATGATTCCCTGCACTATGAGGGTGAGGTTAGTTGGTTAAAGAAGTGTGTTGACACACAAGCCAGGGTTTTCAATGGCACTAAGGTGCCTCTCTTTTTACCTGGGTAGATTTTAATGACCAGGGTTTATTTTAATGTGGGAGTTTATACTTCTCTGTATTTGCAATTGACCACATGAGTTCAACACCACCCCATTCATGAAGACATGGACAGTGTGAAGCAAAAAACCTGGGTTAACAAATCAAAATCACCATCGAAGTACCAATCATCTCAGATCGCTAGATCATGGTTTGTCAAGCCATCTCATAGCCATCATCATATCTAGAAAGCCAAAATATGTGTAAATTGCTTTGTAGTATACCTCTCTGATTTGCCATGCTTTCCACCgaaagtgtgtttgttttctcttaCTTAGTTACTTCTATCAAACATATCAAGATAAATCGTAGTATTAGCCCCTTTCGCACTGTAGGGACTTTTTGTAGTTCCTAGAGCCCCTTTTTCTGTGCATTCAGACATTATGGAACTTGGGATTATTGAGTTCCTCTGACCGCAGTTCCTATAACTATTTGAGCTCCTACTTTGGGACAGGGTCTTTTCCCTGTGCATAGGAACCATGGctgatgtacagtacatgccaACTTGGCCTAGGCAGCTGAAGCACCATTTTTAAAAATCTCTAAAAAATAGTTCAGCTTATGTGTCATAACTGCACGAGAAGGCTGCAGAGACTAACCACTGTCATGTTCTGGACAGATGAGAAGA carries:
- the orc1 gene encoding origin recognition complex subunit 1 isoform X2, which codes for MSRYSTRLRVKRSYKWKSGPISTDRKLNTHFYESLIIQVEGKPAETIVTLGQYILIEGDDDDNPYVAQVLKLFSDEDGKVKKAKVQWYIRYCELPHNKRKLLGRSAHAQEVFYYNDSSCDSEVDAETILGTVEVKHIPGELPFPDNASKDTLFVKLSWDTKAFKSFDPDLMNPFQIAMTPPPKQMLQSPMQKSPTLTPPITPKARSTTPRMLPTPDPMVMKWASSAASQTPYNRGCMSTGRRSSREAESIHSASKLSASKLLSGKRRGRIAFEPAIRKKLELSSPGKKMTREDVLGELLDDDLAQKLTTSPPRSLKLTIRLTPLSVKQPSSKDEEEEDDDISLQPLSQSPDKPTPTAVDEQDSTRSRTPSQRKSSSDLLREPSLSVLAEEEHEDSPFQTAVTPRSRRKCAQLVSSRIRKQLGVGDCDAMSLDDEDGDDDAFVPSKIDLHSSSDEDVDAKVESDDELVIITRKSRKMTGSHTPQATEKTRPSTRTPRKTPSKKTAPTTPRTPKTPRHATPVIPSRNQPARTPGNVLEVARARLHVSSVPESLPCREQEFQDIYNFVESKVIDGTGGCMYISGVPGTGKTATVHEVIRSLQQAADLDEIPQFRFIEINGMKMTDPHQAYVQILQKLTNQKVTPDHAASLLEKRFSNPAPKKETTVLLVDELDLLWTRKQNVMYNLFDWPTRRHARLVVLTIANTMDLPERIMINRVASRLGLTRMSFQPYTFKQLQQIIASRLNRVRAFEEDSLQLVSRKVAALSGDARRCLDICRRATEICEFSANPKSGTGLVGMSHVMQALDEMFSSAYITAIRCASVQEQLFLRAVIAEFRRLGLEEATFQQVFVQHQALCRVEGLQPVSVSESQAVCQRLGACRLLLLEPSRLDLLLRVRLNVSQDDVLYALKAD
- the orc1 gene encoding origin recognition complex subunit 1 isoform X1 — translated: MSRYSTRLRVKRSYKWKSGPISTDRKLNTHFYESLIIQVEGKPAETIVTLGQYILIEGDDDDNPYVAQVLKLFSDEDGKVKKAKVQWYIRYCELPHNKRKLLGRSAHAQEVFYYNDSSCDSEVDAETILGTVEVKHIPGELPFPDNASKDTLFVKLSWDTKAFKSFDPDLMNPFQIAMTPPPKQMLQSPMQKSPTLTPPITPKARSTTPRMLPTPDPMVMKWASSAASQTPYNRGCMSTGRRSSREAESIHSASKLSASKLLSGKRRGRIAFEPAIRKKLELSSPGKKMTREDVLGELLDDDLAQKLTTSPPRSLKLTIRLTPLSVKQPSSKDEEEEDDDISLQPLSQSPDKPTPTAVDEQDSTSLGVCPLEDSADEGVTVLPTPLQRRATPRRGSLRRQSRTPSQRKSSSDLLREPSLSVLAEEEHEDSPFQTAVTPRSRRKCAQLVSSRIRKQLGVGDCDAMSLDDEDGDDDAFVPSKIDLHSSSDEDVDAKVESDDELVIITRKSRKMTGSHTPQATEKTRPSTRTPRKTPSKKTAPTTPRTPKTPRHATPVIPSRNQPARTPGNVLEVARARLHVSSVPESLPCREQEFQDIYNFVESKVIDGTGGCMYISGVPGTGKTATVHEVIRSLQQAADLDEIPQFRFIEINGMKMTDPHQAYVQILQKLTNQKVTPDHAASLLEKRFSNPAPKKETTVLLVDELDLLWTRKQNVMYNLFDWPTRRHARLVVLTIANTMDLPERIMINRVASRLGLTRMSFQPYTFKQLQQIIASRLNRVRAFEEDSLQLVSRKVAALSGDARRCLDICRRATEICEFSANPKSGTGLVGMSHVMQALDEMFSSAYITAIRCASVQEQLFLRAVIAEFRRLGLEEATFQQVFVQHQALCRVEGLQPVSVSESQAVCQRLGACRLLLLEPSRLDLLLRVRLNVSQDDVLYALKAD